The genomic segment gtgtgtgtgtgtgtgtgtgtgggtgtgtgtgtgtgtgtggtaggttTCACGGCTTAGACTCCAGCCAGGAGAAGGCAGACCTTTGCAGTGGGCGTAGGGCATGTTCATGACGTAGTCCTCCCCTCTGTTGAGAAAGGTCAGCCGGGCCTCTCCATCCAGTATGGCCGACAGGGAGTTCCCTGCACAGAGACACATTGTGTCACTCAAGCGTTTCCATGCTAACGAAACGATCTGTCTGCAATGCGTCACAGTACCTGGGCTGCAAGACCCACTGATAATGCAGTCGACCTCCATGTCATGTGCTGATTGGTGcgttgcttgtgtgtgtgtgtgtgtggtgtgtatgagtgtatgtGGCGCGTATGTTCAGGGAACACGTTTCGTACCATAGAACTTGGATTTGGCCAGGATGCTGCCACTGAGACAGAAGCCGTCCTTCCTGTTGCTGACATAAAACGCAGACACTGGAGGATGATGGGACACCTGaccgggagagagagggtgattggTCAGAGGGGAattggggtcagaggtcaggacCAGCGACTGAGACCTGATCCTAGCCAACCTACCACGGCATAAGACGTTGTGGTTAAGACCTGGTGAAGACATACGAGGTGATTCAAACGGTATCCTGACTGACTTAAGAGCTTTAATCACAGGGGCCCCCGAGAAGTTTCTTATTGTTGAAAAGATTAGAGCAAgcagaataaaattatattatgattCATTTTTTACATAGTATTTAGTTGACATGTGATAaacataatgcatttgtatgatgaCCAAACTGTGACCATGGGAGTGTAGCCAGCGTGGCCAGATGGGACAGTTTTCCTGCATAATTGGGCTAAAAGGCTAAAAGCGTCTAAAAGGCTCCATGGCTAAGGTTTGCACCCGTGAGAGAAAGATAAGCCCCGCCACTGATTTACGTACCAGCCACCATGGGTGTCAAACCCGCGACCCTGGGGTGACGAGAGCCATGCTCTTACCCCTAAAGATCTCAGTGATCTCACTTGACGCTACCTGCTCAGAGATGTAGAAGGTCTTGCTGCTGGTCTTGCTGTGGAGCCACATGCAGCGGTAGGTCTCGCCAATTATGGGGTTGTATGGCTTCTTCAGCCCCTGGTTCACAGAAGGTTAAAAAGGAGTGTCAGATACCTCTGCTGAATGTTGAGGAATCCGAGGAGAAAGATGGTAAAATGAACAACCGGATCATTCCTTCCCAAACTGCAGAAATCACTAACATGTCCAGCAAGACAATTCTGTCACTTAAACCGTAAACGAACAAGACAGAGATGGAGTAGCTGCAATTTTAAGCGGATGTCCAAATTACCTGCGGTTTTTTGTAGAATCCAGAAATGTACCACTTGACCACCTTCTTCATCCTGTTGTAGGCATTCTCCTCCACGGCAGCCCTGGAAATGGTCGACATTAAATCACAATGATCACCGACGTCCCGTGGTGAATATTAAGCTGTATCGTTGAGAATGTCCCCTCAGGGATAATGTCCTGGCGCTCACTCAGAGAGGAAGTCCGCGTGGTAGTAGTAGTCAGACAGTTTGTCCAGGAAGGAGCGCGGCTCCAGGATGAAGGTGGGCAGGACCACTTTAGACAGGTCCATCCCAGGCCTGACCTGCTTCAGCAGCGTCCAGATCAGAGATTTATTCTCCTCCGACACGGTCTCTGTCTGGGCTGCTTCGCCagcctgccacacacacagacacacacacacacacatgatggGTTGCggatacacaccacacacaccctcataTGGTAACAGATTCTGGGGGGCAGTGCCAATTGGGTCTCGAACCCGGTTTGGCGAAATCTTAACTGTTGTTCCAAACATCCAAACCTATTGACCAGGTTGCTAGATAATTGGCTATGCGGGGTCCGAACATTCAAACAGGGTTAAAGCATATGCCTAGCTTAGCTTACAGCGTACCAGAACATCACGGACTCAGTGTGCACATCTCGGCTGTGTGAACAACTTCCTCCTGACCGTGTATCGGGTAATTAATCACATCCTTCGCCTTCCAATTTTAGCTTCTGCTGGGTGTTTAATTAGAGAGCTATCAGAAATGACACTCCTTCAACACAGCTGGGAGGAATTTCAAACACATGCGCGCGCCGCGTGTCCCCgcgcacaccaacacacacaatcacacacacacatacagcgtCTAAATCTCATTACTAACACACTACGCCTGTGGCACTTGCTTAAGACGAAATGACGATCCTGCAGAAGAGGGCTAAATGTTTCAGAAGTCGAACCTCTAAAGATGACAAACATCATCTTAGTACTTCCTGTTCCTTATTGCATTGCATACTGTTCAGCTGTGCTGCAGATGACGCATCTATCGCAATATAAACGCCTGGAGGTTCCAGACTCTCAGAATAACGTGCTTGAGAAAAATGCAGCGTTTGTGGCCGATTTTGGTTTaaaacagagcaggagatgaAATGGGggagcagaagagagagagggaaaagggagTGGAATGACAGAAAGAGAAGAAGGATAAAAAGcaaagagagaggtagagagacagaaaggaaagGGGAGAACAAGGAAGCGTGACAGAAATATACTGGATGTTTGGTACGAGACTGAGAGGACGCATACTTCTGACAGTGAGGCGAGATGCTCTGTGCACTGATATGAATCAGAGGCGCAGTGGTTGATCTAGGGCTGTCAGAGGCTTCACGCTAATGGACGCTCAGTTGCTcgtaaaagggaaaaaaaaaggGGCGAAGGCCGAGTGAGTCAGCACTTTTAACAAGCACGCACACCAAGACAAACACCACTCGACTAGACGGGTGCACGCTCGTTGCACTTCTCCTCCACCCTTCAACAAGCTTACTCacttgaaacattttaaacattttaaaggttcCCACCATGTTCAAGGAAAGGTAACTTGGGTACTCGTATTTTCTTAGACTCGGGCCTTTAACTGTAAGCAACTCTAGCTGGTCCCTTCCTAATCACGCACCTCCCCCAGCTCCTCGTGGGACTGCTCCAAATAGGGGGTCTCCCGCAGGGCCTCATTAGGATCGAGGTCGACGTAGGAGTCGTCCTGTCGTTCTGACGTGTCACTGTCGCTCTCCTCGCTCTTCTCCAGGCCTTCCCCATCTGACTCCTCGTGGTCCGGTTCGCCCTCCCGGTCAGATTTGTCCGAGTACAGGTCAGGGTCTTTGAACTGGTCACTGTCGTTGAACCTAGCGGCGACAACCACGATCAGCGATTAGCGGATCACACAGAACCATTCCGCAACACACACGCGGTTCTTGGTCTCTACTGGGGATCGAATGAACAGAGGActgattgaaaaataaataaataaaagacaacatGATGATTGATGGCCGAACAGACACTGTTAACCGGTAGCTAATCTAAAACGGTGGGACGATAGCGTGAAACGGGTCCAGGACGGGAGACCCCGGGAATGGGCTGGGGGCGGTGCACACTCACTGGAAGCCCTGCATGTTGTGGGCGCGCAGCAGGCTGTAGAAGTTGATCTGGGAAGTCTCCCCGACCGTAGAGGCCGGGTCCTCCTTGCCCTCGCGGATCATGGTGCGCTTCAGTAGGCTGGAGCACTTCAGAGCCAGCTCTAGAGCGTCCATCCAACAGCGGCCTGGCGGAGAAGAGACGGGGGGCCGGGGATAGGATTTACAGAACCGCACAGGTACGCACGACCACGCAACACCACACCCAACTGAAGAAGAGGACACGCTTgcatgcacgtacacacacacacacacacacacacacacacagacggtaGCTAACCGATTACACAGACGAAAGCATTCAgtcatacaaacacaaacaggccGACACAGATAAAGGGACCGGCTTCGGCTGAGTTGGAAAACACGGTCACACTGAGACGCCGGAGCCCTGTCTCACCATCGGACTCCGAGGCGGCGCGGAAGATGAGGTGACTCCCTGGTAACGGCTGTGTGATGGAGCCCACCGTCTCCCCTTTGGGACCCTGACAGACACAGTGGAGGAGGACGGGTGAATATCTCATCTGGAACACTGTAGAACCTCTATGGGACTCAGAGGTCTCACCAAGGCCAAAGCCTGtgggaaggtgtgtgtgtgtgtgtgtagctgagCATGACTCGTCACTTTCTATATGAGGCATAACAATGGGTCCTGTTAGCCAAGTCCCATGGATGACACTGATGTCCAATATAACGAGGCAGTTGGAAAAATGCCTTAGTTTAACAGACAGCACTTCATTGCTTGGTTTTGTGGGACATTTACACAGGATGTCGACCTGGGCTCGTAGACAATGAACATTTAGGCAATTTGTCAATCTTAACCAGTGACTTACAGTTCAGTGCAATACAAATGCTAGCGCAGGCGTGATCCCCAAATAGCACATTCATAGCCCACATCCCACCCCAGTGAAGTAATCAGCAACATCAGTGGGAAAAGACCAGTGCTTCTGGACAGTAGAGGAAATGTGGTGCTACGACATGCATTCTGATGGACAACTCACCTAGTACTATTCAACAGCAAGACAAACAGTTCTCGTCTAGTTCAAGAACTGTTATTGTAGCTTCTAGACTATATTAGACTGAAGAGAATCTAGTAAACACTGAAGAGAAAATGGCAATACACCACAGACAACAATAAAGGGAAATTAGAAGTGAATAACGTCTGCCTGATGAAAATATTATTCCTCTACTTCAACAGGGACCCTCCCAAGTGGTGTCTTTTTCCCTTTATTAAGCCCTCCTCCCACCGATCTCCCCAAAGAGATCTCCTCCTGAGTAGAACACAATGCAGAGAAAGGGAGCGGGTGCCCATTTACACTACACCGATGGCCGTGAAAGCAATACACTTTGagtaacattaacataataagTAAACACAATTTTGTATTCATAGTAGCAACGAGAAACTTTTGGGGTGCCGCAAGGCGTGACCGATACGCGTGCAGAGCTTTGGCtttgacccctgacctggaaggcataaaaaaaaaaactgacaatgttgtttaaCTAGAAACTAACACGGCGCTCCCTGTTCAACAAGTGCTACAACTGGTGACAGTAGAATTGTTTCGGTGCCAGTGTGAGATGCTTTTAGTAACTCCCTGAAaggaaaattaaaaaacatctgATTCTATTTCTAGAGCTGGAAGGACCAACAATAACTTCCCATGTCACCTCTCGTTCCACCCCCACTTACCTGAGGagccacttttttggaaaaatgtccCAGATTACCTACATTTTAGTCAGTCACCTGGAAGGGGATGCGCAACAACTGACATTTTCACCAGTTGACACTATGTACAGAAATATCTATGAAACAAATCTGGCATCAAGTCTTAGAAGTATTGTATAAGCCTGAACTTTGGATTCTGATGTACTTTTTAGGATACAAAAAAAGGCAGAAACATCTGGCTAACTTCATTTGCTGGTTCATTTCAAAATTTCCTCCATTTACAACCAAAGGTTCTAGCTTGTGGTAATTAATGTCTGAACAGAAATTTATATAACAGTGTGCAGACAGATTACTTTTGAGAttatccttttccatccagcACTTAGGACATGAGGGTTTTATTGATATGCGCATAACACTCCACTAAATTAACTCATCACAACGTTTGACTAAAAACTCAATTTCATCATTGCTATCATCTAAAACTGGAGAAGCGATCACCCAAGAATCTGCCAGATTACCTTGAATTCCATTGTTTTTAAAGGGACTTtcatatttctaaaatattaaaccaacatacatacatacatacatacacaccctcAAACAAAAAGGGTCAAATCCAAACTTACAGAGCcaaaatgaaaaattatttactaCCCCAATACTTTCCATCAGACCTAACCCAGTACTGTTTTAAATTATGTTGTCTGTATATATTTTGCGCACCCCTCCTCTACAATTAGGCTACACAGACTGCAGGGAGAATATAACGTGACCTGCAAATATGCAGAAACTCCCGATATTCAGGtctgaagagagaaaaaaacagttgGAGGCTGAATATTACCTTCACAGCCCAGATGGATTGTTCCAGCGGGTGGAATAGCTTGAAGCAGAAGCCGTCCTTCTTGGACGGCCTCTCGATGAGCTCGCAGGCATTGAGCAGCACCGTTCCAACCCACTGGCCGTTCTTATGGGTCTTGTAGATGAGCAGGACCCCTGGCTTCAGCACACACCACAGCTTGGTCCAGCTCTTCAGAGTGCCCCGGATCTGAGGGCACAACgaggacatacacacaccgaGACACAGGAATTAAGTCCTCTGGACATATCTGATaaactgtcagaaatgtttcacaCAAACGTAGGCGGcaaataaatgttaaacacTTCTTCAACAAGGGAAATCCGGAAACATTCAGAAGAAACCTCAACCGATTGTGGCAGGAGTATTTGGCTTTACACTgtgttgtttgtccagcacatggTCCATGTTGTGTACAGTCCAAAAAAGTGCAGTTGGCCATAATGATGACAGAGGGGTCTCACcttaagtcagtcagtcacaacgATGACAGAGGGGTCTCACcttaagtcagtcagtcataacGATGACAGAGGGGTCTCACcttaagtcagtcagtcataacGATGACAGAGGGGTCTCACCTTAAGTCAGTCATAACAATGACAGAGGGGTCTCACcttaagtcagtcagtcataacAATGACAGAGGGGTCTCACcttaagtcagtcagtcataacGATGAAAGAGGGGTCTCACcttaagtcagtcagtcataacAATGACAGAGGGGTCTCACCTTAAGCCAATCAGCCATAACGATGACAGAGGGGTCTCACCTTAAGCCAATCAGCCATAACGATGACAGAGGGGTCTCACCTTAAGCCAATCAGCCATAACGATGACAGAAGGGTCAGTAATGGTGCTCAGGAGTTCCTTGGTGgctctcttcttctcctcccgGTAGTTCTTCTTCTgtacctgaaacacacacacagtcatgatGTTACATTGTATCCCCTTGCATTTAGCCCATCGTCAGGGGGTGGGGTGGAATAGGCACCTGCCCTACGGGCCGTTCCGTCTCGGACAAGTCCACTGCCTGTTGGGTCACCCGAGGCTGGACTCTCACTCCTTACCTTGAGCGACTCCTTCTTGGTCAGCTTGTTCCCAGAAGCTGAGACATCCTTGTCAGAGCCATTGTAGAGCTTGGACTCGGACTgtggagacatggagagagtcATGGAGCGAGTCACGTTAAGGCCTCACATTGTCATGGGATGGACTAGTGGTGATCGGTCTGGATCAGGTGAATATCCCCTCCGTGCTATATAAAACAGGGCTGCTCAATCCTgttcctgtaggttctctccaacCCTAAGTTTGCACCCCTGATTCTAATAACGAACCAGATGGAACACCTAGTCAGGTTACTAGGGTTGGAGAGAAACCTACTGGACTGTAGatctccaggaccaggattaaggAGCCCTGATATAAAACAACCAGCTGGACGGTTTACCTGGGCATTGTTCATATCCAATCAGTTGCTCAATTAAAGATGGCTGGGAAGCATTTAAGGCGCGAGTCATTCATTGACATCCCCAGAGATTCAACATGTCTGGTACACAGACTCTCATGGAGTCCAGACATGTTTTCACTTTTTTGACCCCATTTCGTAAGTGGACTATAATACAGGGCGCTTTAAAGTACCTTTATTTACCTGGAAGATAACAGTAAGCCTGTGAGGACAGCAGAGAAACAGTCCCAAATGAGACTAGCCAAAGCCATCTGAAACACTGATGTGGTTACTACCTCAGCCCGTGCTGAGCATGACAAGCTTTCTGTTAAGGCCTTTGCAAGCCGGGCTAATGCTAATGAAGGTGATGGATGTCTATACAGGCATGACTCTTAGCTGAGTGCAGGGCCTAATAGGATTCCATTTGGAGAAAGtaggcagacagagacaaacagagagagagagacagcagggtCACCTATTGGTTCAGACaacagaggcagggagaggatgagaggtgTAATGGAACGCTAAATTCAACAGCAGTGCCGGTCACGCTCTCCCAGTCAGACACGGTTTGAGTTTGGCACATTTCAACCCAGAGTTTAAAAACAGTTCAGTTGATGATTCAACAGAGGACAGTGAAGACATCAGAAACGTGCTTGAGTTTGATTAATTCTTAAGATTCTGACACAGCGGGTCTTTGAAGTCGTCAAACATCTTGGCAATATTATCTAGTCACACTTTGGTAGCCGAATCTAAACCCAGACAATTAAGCTGGCTAGCACAACAAAGTGTTCTGAAGCAGAGACAAAGAGTGGTGTCGGCATTTGAATGGTCCAGAACACAGAGTACAATTCTGATTCAGATTCTTTGTTCAGATTCCAGTCAGATCCTGACGACGTCTGAGCGGTATACTGCAACGTTATAAACATGTACTCAGGGTTATCTAAAGCTAAGGCCTCAGTGGTCTTTGAACTGTGGTTCTGTTGAGAGGCCTGGTATTGGTTCTGGTCTGGAATGgtggtgtttctgtgtctggTGATTGCTTGATGTACATGTGATTAATAACGAATGTGACTCTTTGGTCTCATAAGTCTGAAAAAGCGTACCAGGGTCACTCCTTGACCCCCTAcaacagaagagagaggagtgaggaggaggcaaggagaagagaggagaaaggagaaatgATGGGTGTATTTGTATTTCGGGACTCTACCTTGCTCTTGGATATGGAATGAGAGGAATCCTCTTTGAGAGGCAGTGCATCTTCTTTCCCCCGGTCAAAACCTGAAAAAACAAAGACGAATCAGCTCAAACCCCTTAAATGTGTCCCTAGGCACACCTGACATTATCACACCTGACATTATCACACCTGACATTTTTACACCTGACATTATCACACCTGACATTATCACACCTGACATTATCACACCTGACATTATCACACCTGACATTATCTAGGTACAGTCTGCATTTTTCCCACTTCTGACCGAGGTTATAGACAGGGGAGGGAAAGCTGGTCCTTGAATGTGTACCTATCACATTTGCTCAGCTTCTAGCCCGAAATCGAACTCAACACTATGTTGACGAAATCAAGGAAAAATGGAGAGTCCTTTCTAGCAAGCCAGGTAACCAACCACGGCTGCGCTCCACCTCTGACATCCCAGTTGTGAGGAAACAGCAGCAGTCCGAGTGCAGGCCTTTCTCTTCCTCACAAGTCTTCAGCCGTTGGCCTCTGAATATTTCATGGACAGAAAGCCCATGGACGCACACCATGTTTTAATCAGAGTAGGTGCAGAAAGGCGAGTCGAAAGCACACAGTAAAAAGAGGCATGTGGCCAAACACTGTAGCCAACCACTGACGAGGAGTTAGAGCATATGAACAGTAAACAAAAGATTGCTAATCACAAAATCTGTTGGTTTTTCCCCccgaaaaaaaaaataagttaacCATAACTGCTCCCCAGTTTGTTGCTATAAATGAGAATGTTTGTCAGTCAACtaaactgcaaaaaaaaaagaggataaATAAGCATTAGGGGATGTATCTCTGGAGGACCCAATAAACCAGCTTGCGACGGTGTAGAAACAAACAGCAATGGTTCTTTGCTTCTCATATCACCCACCAAGAAGTATGTTCACTACACTTAAATTGTAGATAGTActttacatgtattttttaattgCAGGGGAGGTCATGTGATCAGTGAGACAATTGTACACTGGGGATGATTAGATGGTCACAGTTAAAAGATTAGAAATGTAGCCAGGACACCAGCGCTAACATCCCAACTGAAAGACGGCACTGTCCCCCTTcacagggcaatgtccccttcactgggcaatgtccccttcactgccaTGGGGAGTTCGGATTAAATCCTCCAACACATccggtctcccatccagggaaCGGCTCGGACAACCCGGCTTCGACTCAAAGGCCAGGGGGCGGTGGAACGACGGGGGGGATGCTGCCGCAGTTCAATTTCCATCTCCCGCATGGTGCACCGCAAGCTGCTGTGAATAATTTATTTGGCCTATTTgttcccaaattgcaccctgtTCCCTCTAGGGCCCATAGGGACGGGGTCAAAAGTAGTCCACTGCATGGAATAGAGGGCTGTTTGCGACATTCAAGATGTCAGCAGTCTGAAAACAGATCAGTATGACAGCGGTCTTAAAGTCACTGCTACGCCACTAAGGTCAGATTGCCAAAGTCCCTATTGACAATTGACTCATATTATTGACAATGCCTCAAGGTGCAAACACTCAGTGGTTTTGTTACTGGCAGAACAACAGGAGCagaacacacacggacacgcgTGTTGGATCAGTCCACATACAGATATGTACCAATGCTCACTTCTAAGACCTGTTATTAACAGATCGTGTGGAACCAGTCAACACATCAATGCTTAGGCCCACATCTGACCTAAGATCACCTGCCGTTAACAGATTCAGAGATGTAAAACAGGTCCTCATGACAACTGGTCCCTCTATGCCATTCAGCTGAAAACAACACACAGCTAACAACTAAGAGAATTATGACAAACTCTGAATCTCTCGTTAGGTAAAACTCAGTCCATTAAGATCGACTGTAGCAGCGCTGATAATCATTCATGGCATGCTGTGGTAGCAGACGAGTATTGTGGCTATGGCTCGATGTTCAGCCCTGTACTGGCGGTGCTTGGCTTTTTACGGAGAGATCTATAGCTCGTTCTGCGCCTCCTGCACTTTATTACAAGGATAAATCAGTCGGTTAAGAAGCTTCCAGTCATTGGGTTGGCTCCGGCAAAAAGCCGCCGTACCACCATGAACAGCAATGAAGGAACAACCTCTGTCTTCATCAGTGACCAATGAACAATCCCTGTGAAGACGAGTTACATCACTAACATGCCGTTGAGGGACATTTTAAAGGCCAGTGGTTTGAAAGGCCAGTTGTTTTAAAGTCCAGTGGTTTTAAAGGCCAGTGGTTTGAAAGGCCAGTGGTTTGAAAGGCCAGTGGTTTTAAAGGCCAGTAGTTTGAAAGGCCAGTGGTTTTAAAGACCAGTGGTTTTAAAGGCCAGTGGTTTGAAAGGCCAGTGGTTTTAAAGACCAGTGGTTTTAAAGGCTAGTGGTTTTAAAGGCCAGTGGTTTTAAAGGCCAGTGGTTTTAAAGGCCAGATGTTTGAAAGGCCAGTGGTTTTAAAGACCAGTGGTTTTAAAGTCCAGTGGTTTTAAAGGCCAGTTGTTTTAAAGTCCAGTGGTTTTAAAGGCCAGTGGTTTGAAAGGCCAGTGGTTTTAAAGACCAGTGGTTTTAAAGGCTAGTGGTTTTAAAGACCAGTGGTTTTAAAGACCAGTGGTTTGAAAGGCCAGTGGTTTGAAAGGCCAGTGGTTTTAAAGCCCAGTGGTTTTAAAGACCAGTGGTTTTAAAGGCTAGTGGTTTGAAAGGCCAGTGGTTTGAAAGGCCAGTGGTTTTAAAGACCAGTGGTTTTAAAGGCTAGTGGTTTTAAAGGCCAGTGGTTTTAAAGTCCAGTGGTTTTAAAGGCCAGTTGTTTTAAAGTCCAGTGGTTTTAAAGGCCAGTGGTTTTAAAGGCCAGTGGTTTTAAAGGCCAGTGGTTTTAAAGGCCAACGGTTTGGTATGGATTCTTCTCATGCACCCCAAGAGGATTAAAGCAAGTTTCCATGTTCACACATAAGGCCATATTAAACATGCACGTTCTAAAATCTCCAAACCGTCTACATAAACAGCAAAATCTAAACTGCCATTTTGCAACCAACAATATAAAGTGTATTAAATACAATActtgaaatatattaataaattatattacGAGACATCATTGTCTGAAAAGCGAAATGTAAAGCATCTGTTGAGGGTCAAACAATGCATTTTATGCAACACAGCTAAACATACTGCATATTTTAAACAACAATTCTCATTTTGTGGATGGTGAGCGATGAAAAGAAGGCAGACTGAAGAGAAGTCCCCATGAGCAGCTACTCCACAATCTCATCTCCATAGAGACCAGGTAAATAAGAGACACCAATCACAC from the Esox lucius isolate fEsoLuc1 chromosome 23, fEsoLuc1.pri, whole genome shotgun sequence genome contains:
- the osbpl8 gene encoding oxysterol-binding protein-related protein 8 isoform X7 produces the protein MMKEEGLLCRRRFSTCGTTATPRPPHPDGRKLIRNASFGGYNELSPLSLPGFDRGKEDALPLKEDSSHSISKSKSESKLYNGSDKDVSASGNKLTKKESLKVQKKNYREEKKRATKELLSTITDPSVIVMADWLKIRGTLKSWTKLWCVLKPGVLLIYKTHKNGQWVGTVLLNACELIERPSKKDGFCFKLFHPLEQSIWAVKGPKGETVGSITQPLPGSHLIFRAASESDGRCWMDALELALKCSSLLKRTMIREGKEDPASTVGETSQINFYSLLRAHNMQGFQFNDSDQFKDPDLYSDKSDREGEPDHEESDGEGLEKSEESDSDTSERQDDSYVDLDPNEALRETPYLEQSHEELGEAGEAAQTETVSEENKSLIWTLLKQVRPGMDLSKVVLPTFILEPRSFLDKLSDYYYHADFLSEAAVEENAYNRMKKVVKWYISGFYKKPQGLKKPYNPIIGETYRCMWLHSKTSSKTFYISEQVSHHPPVSAFYVSNRKDGFCLSGSILAKSKFYGNSLSAILDGEARLTFLNRGEDYVMNMPYAHCKGILYGTMTLELAGQVSIACEKTGYSAQLEFKLKPFLGNSDSVNQIAGKIKLGKEVLATLEGHWDSEVFINDKKTGVVETFWNPTPELRQSRLTRCTVPPEEQGDYESERLWQHVTRAINNKDQTEATNEKFILEEVQRKAARERKAKCEDWVPALFEQDPITGEWHYRYADTRPWDPLNDMIQFEKDGWIQTKVRHRTPMVTGPKRKHKQSDNPKKPDSGCSSPEPDRQDSSGSERHKNKHSGRLRRKGMDLSELQSAIDSIKKTQEDINKSISVLRSRAAVSQVAAEGGFLQQRDYAIIILLIFLQVFINFLFK
- the osbpl8 gene encoding oxysterol-binding protein-related protein 8 isoform X5, giving the protein MPSDDPVLLTPGRMSQRTQGKEREKKEDKEREKEKKEDKEREKEKGKEREKKEEKEREKEKKEEKEQGKDKEERKEKDGGLHTPSRDLLASPSSLSPGLSYTHGFDRGKEDALPLKEDSSHSISKSKSESKLYNGSDKDVSASGNKLTKKESLKVQKKNYREEKKRATKELLSTITDPSVIVMADWLKIRGTLKSWTKLWCVLKPGVLLIYKTHKNGQWVGTVLLNACELIERPSKKDGFCFKLFHPLEQSIWAVKGPKGETVGSITQPLPGSHLIFRAASESDGRCWMDALELALKCSSLLKRTMIREGKEDPASTVGETSQINFYSLLRAHNMQGFQFNDSDQFKDPDLYSDKSDREGEPDHEESDGEGLEKSEESDSDTSERQDDSYVDLDPNEALRETPYLEQSHEELGEAGEAAQTETVSEENKSLIWTLLKQVRPGMDLSKVVLPTFILEPRSFLDKLSDYYYHADFLSEAAVEENAYNRMKKVVKWYISGFYKKPQGLKKPYNPIIGETYRCMWLHSKTSSKTFYISEQVSHHPPVSAFYVSNRKDGFCLSGSILAKSKFYGNSLSAILDGEARLTFLNRGEDYVMNMPYAHCKGILYGTMTLELAGQVSIACEKTGYSAQLEFKLKPSSYQPFLGNSDSVNQIAGKIKLGKEVLATLEGHWDSEVFINDKKTGVVETFWNPTPELRQSRLTRCTVPPEEQGDYESERLWQHVTRAINNKDQTEATNEKFILEEVQRKAARERKAKCEDWVPALFEQDPITGEWHYRYADTRPWDPLNDMIQFEKDGWIQTKVRHRTPMVRSGSVISLSHQGPRRDGKCQVTGPKRKHKQSDNPKKPDSGCSSPEPDRQDSSGSERHKNKHSGRLRRKGMDLSELQSAIDSIKKTQEDINKSISVLRSRAAVSQVAAEGGFLQQRDYAIIILLIFLQVFINFLFK
- the osbpl8 gene encoding oxysterol-binding protein-related protein 8 isoform X4, encoding MDSSCSESQGEPEKALHHAEIREYPATSAALMPSDDPVLLTPGRMSQRTQGKEREKKEDKEREKEKKEDKEREKEKGKEREKKEEKEREKEKKEEKEQGKDKEERKEKDGGLHTPSRDLLASPSSLSPGLSYTHGFDRGKEDALPLKEDSSHSISKSKSESKLYNGSDKDVSASGNKLTKKESLKVQKKNYREEKKRATKELLSTITDPSVIVMADWLKIRGTLKSWTKLWCVLKPGVLLIYKTHKNGQWVGTVLLNACELIERPSKKDGFCFKLFHPLEQSIWAVKGPKGETVGSITQPLPGSHLIFRAASESDGRCWMDALELALKCSSLLKRTMIREGKEDPASTVGETSQINFYSLLRAHNMQGFQFNDSDQFKDPDLYSDKSDREGEPDHEESDGEGLEKSEESDSDTSERQDDSYVDLDPNEALRETPYLEQSHEELGEAGEAAQTETVSEENKSLIWTLLKQVRPGMDLSKVVLPTFILEPRSFLDKLSDYYYHADFLSEAAVEENAYNRMKKVVKWYISGFYKKPQGLKKPYNPIIGETYRCMWLHSKTSSKTFYISEQVSHHPPVSAFYVSNRKDGFCLSGSILAKSKFYGNSLSAILDGEARLTFLNRGEDYVMNMPYAHCKGILYGTMTLELAGQVSIACEKTGYSAQLEFKLKPFLGNSDSVNQIAGKIKLGKEVLATLEGHWDSEVFINDKKTGVVETFWNPTPELRQSRLTRCTVPPEEQGDYESERLWQHVTRAINNKDQTEATNEKFILEEVQRKAARERKAKCEDWVPALFEQDPITGEWHYRYADTRPWDPLNDMIQFEKDGWIQTKVRHRTPMVTGPKRKHKQSDNPKKPDSGCSSPEPDRQDSSGSERHKNKHSGRLRRKGMDLSELQSAIDSIKKTQEDINKSISVLRSRAAVSQVAAEGGFLQQRDYAIIILLIFLQVFINFLFK